A genome region from Leptodactylus fuscus isolate aLepFus1 chromosome 6, aLepFus1.hap2, whole genome shotgun sequence includes the following:
- the LOC142210147 gene encoding phospholipase A2 inhibitor 25 kDa subunit-like produces the protein MSSLTAILSLLFALAARSAALSCIECTESTGSSCTGNSVTCPSGSVCGSMYKETLIGKIKITVFERKCMASEYCNFKGSMVAEKAHVKLATSCCNTDDCTPTIPPFPAKNSNPNGLVCKTCISADSLWCESSDTVQCTGDENMCVFKTKKETGPNPVSTAIRGCATKSVCDLGSLSIKNAKSSTEIKFSCTGGGLTVHKAVLTPTIVCLLLLKFLS, from the exons ATGTCTTCCCTGACCGCTATCCTGAGCCTTCTATTCGCTCTTGCAGCAAGAA GTGCCGCTCTCTCATGTATAGAGTGTACAGAGTCTACAGGTTCATCATGTACGGGCAACAGTGTGACCTGTCCCTCTGGTTCTGTGTGTGGATCCATGTACAAAGAGACCCTTATTG gcaaaataaaaattacagttttcgAGAGGAAATGCATGGCCTCAGAATACTGTAACTTCAAGGGCAGCATGGTCGCAGAGAAAGCACATGTCAAGTTGGCTACTTCATGTTGTAATACAGACGACTGTACCCCTACTATTCCTCCAT TTCCAGCCAAAAACTCTAACCCCAATGGACTGGTCTGTAAAACCTGCATATCTGCGGACTCTCTGTGGTGTGAATCCTCCGATACTGTACAATGCACCGGGGATGAGAATATGTGTGTTTTCAAGACGAAAAAAGAAACAG GACCAAATCCAGTTTCGACAGCCATTCGAGGGTGCGCAACCAAATCTGTCTGTGATCTTGGCAGCCTATCCATAAAGAATGCAAAATCATCAACTGAGATTAAGTTCTCCTGCACCGGCGGTGGCCTCACCGTCCATAAAGCTGTCCTGACTCCAACCATTGTGTGTCTTCTGCTGCTGAAATTCCTCTCGTAA